A DNA window from Streptomyces bacillaris contains the following coding sequences:
- a CDS encoding sugar-binding transcriptional regulator produces MRMGPAELVQAAAMARRFYLEGKSKIQIAEEFGVSRFKVARVLETALERDLVRIEIRVPAELDAERSDALRARYGLRHAVVVESPAEEQDDAPDPENLGEVAADLLGELVAEGDVLGLAWGRSTIHMAAALDRLPPCTVVQLTGVYDAGTAERGSVEAVRRAAQVSGGEAHPIYAPMLLPDPATAAALREQTGIARAFEYFDKVTVAAVSIGSWEPGISTVHDMLSDEERAHYASLGVAAEMSAHLFDADGRRVGRDLGERCITVEADRLRRIPEVVAIAGGLRKAAAIGAVLRSGLVTSLVTDTAAADYLLTESAAGVRPALERADPDGE; encoded by the coding sequence ATGCGGATGGGACCCGCGGAGCTGGTGCAGGCGGCGGCCATGGCCCGCCGGTTCTACCTGGAGGGCAAGTCCAAGATCCAGATCGCCGAGGAGTTCGGCGTCAGCCGCTTCAAGGTGGCCCGGGTCCTGGAGACGGCCCTGGAGCGTGATCTCGTACGGATCGAGATCCGGGTGCCGGCCGAGCTGGACGCCGAACGCTCCGACGCGCTCCGGGCCCGCTACGGGCTGCGCCACGCGGTCGTCGTCGAGTCCCCGGCCGAGGAGCAGGACGACGCTCCCGACCCGGAGAACCTGGGCGAGGTCGCGGCCGACCTCCTCGGTGAGCTGGTGGCCGAGGGCGATGTGCTCGGCCTGGCCTGGGGCCGCTCCACCATCCACATGGCGGCGGCGCTCGACCGCCTGCCGCCCTGCACCGTCGTCCAGCTGACCGGGGTGTACGACGCGGGCACCGCCGAGCGCGGCTCGGTCGAGGCGGTCCGCCGGGCCGCCCAGGTCTCCGGCGGCGAGGCCCACCCCATCTACGCCCCGATGCTGCTGCCCGACCCGGCGACGGCTGCCGCGCTGCGCGAGCAGACGGGCATCGCCCGCGCCTTCGAGTACTTCGACAAGGTGACGGTCGCCGCCGTCTCCATCGGCTCCTGGGAGCCGGGCATCTCCACGGTCCACGACATGCTCTCCGACGAGGAGCGCGCCCACTACGCCTCGCTCGGCGTCGCCGCCGAGATGTCCGCGCACCTCTTCGACGCCGACGGCCGCCGGGTCGGGCGCGACCTGGGCGAGCGGTGCATCACGGTGGAGGCGGACCGGCTGCGCCGCATCCCCGAGGTGGTGGCCATCGCGGGCGGTCTGCGCAAGGCCGCCGCGATCGGGGCCGTACTCCGGTCGGGTCTGGTCACCAGCCTGGTGACGGACACCGCCGCCGCCGACTATCTGCTCACCGAGTCGGCCGCCGGGGTGCGCCCGGCGCTGGAGCGGGCGGACCCGGACGGGGAGTGA
- a CDS encoding terpene synthase family protein, translated as MDSELPDIYCPFPQRTNPHVGHVRGHLATWVRQTGLVHRESAMNRFEQADFGAFVGMVYPTADPEHLDLVADWFVWLFLVDDQLDDGHLGRSPELVRAVVDRMRAVVDGTAPAPLPGEELPAAVIALMDLWARTTPNAAPHWRTRFAWHLVTYLTTATTWEAGNRAEGVVPSEETYIAKRRHTGAIHVCMDLIEIVARIEAPESLHNDPRFITALEAACNHVCWANDVYSFEKEQVLGEIHNLVHLVRHHRGLGEQQALDHVAERLALETERFLTAEDELLELYPELIGLLVPYLEGMRSWMRGNLDWSRLTPRYNPADVGQYEEPEQYLEETVLGIAPDHAEAAPGAAEVPRQACAAEAPRQG; from the coding sequence GTGGACAGCGAACTGCCGGACATCTACTGCCCGTTCCCCCAGCGGACGAATCCGCACGTCGGGCACGTCCGTGGCCATCTGGCCACCTGGGTCAGACAGACGGGTCTGGTGCACCGCGAGTCCGCGATGAACCGCTTCGAACAAGCCGATTTCGGCGCGTTCGTCGGCATGGTCTACCCGACGGCCGATCCGGAGCACCTCGATCTGGTGGCCGATTGGTTCGTCTGGCTCTTCCTCGTCGACGACCAGCTCGACGACGGCCACCTCGGCCGCTCCCCCGAGCTGGTGCGCGCCGTGGTGGACCGGATGCGGGCCGTGGTGGACGGCACCGCCCCGGCGCCCCTGCCGGGCGAGGAGCTGCCCGCCGCCGTGATCGCCCTGATGGACCTGTGGGCACGTACGACACCGAACGCGGCCCCCCACTGGCGGACCCGGTTCGCCTGGCATCTGGTCACCTACCTCACGACGGCCACCACCTGGGAGGCGGGCAACCGTGCCGAGGGCGTGGTGCCGTCCGAGGAGACGTACATCGCCAAGCGGCGGCACACCGGGGCCATCCACGTCTGCATGGACCTCATAGAGATCGTCGCCCGGATCGAGGCACCGGAGTCGCTCCACAACGACCCCCGGTTCATCACCGCCCTGGAAGCCGCCTGCAACCATGTGTGCTGGGCCAACGACGTCTACTCCTTCGAGAAGGAGCAGGTGCTCGGCGAGATCCACAATCTCGTCCACCTGGTCCGCCACCACCGGGGCCTCGGCGAGCAGCAGGCGCTGGACCATGTCGCGGAGCGGCTGGCGCTGGAGACGGAGCGGTTCCTGACCGCCGAGGACGAGCTGCTGGAGCTGTATCCGGAGCTGATCGGGCTGCTGGTGCCGTATCTGGAGGGGATGCGCAGCTGGATGCGGGGGAACCTGGACTGGTCGCGGCTGACCCCGCGCTACAACCCGGCCGACGTGGGCCAGTACGAGGAGCCCGAGCAGTATCTGGAGGAGACCGTGCTGGGCATAGCGCCCGACCACGCGGAGGCCGCCCCGGGCGCGGCGGAGGTCCCGCGCCAGGCGTGCGCCGCGGAGGCGCCGCGCCAGGGGTGA